Proteins encoded together in one Impatiens glandulifera chromosome 1, dImpGla2.1, whole genome shotgun sequence window:
- the LOC124943466 gene encoding mitogen-activated protein kinase kinase kinase 20-like produces MAKLNDSDQWWERGRVLGVGSYGVVYEARPLPDDPISLILPPLMAVKSFISKDSLDREKQFLSIFKDDHPNIIGYYGCSDFNIFLEYASGGDLKKTCGGLSEMEVSKYVKGILLGLKDIHQLGLVHCDIKPENILLTGDGVPKIADFGLAMRAGVVNGTDGRRGTPEYMAPEVITHGVYNWPCDIWALGCTVLKMLTGQKKVWEGFPINKDIKNFVAIHDVVPIIPDGLSFEATDFLQRCLVRDFWSRWNVESLLIHPFVMRKDKELNS; encoded by the coding sequence ATGGCAAAGTTGAATGATAGCGATCAATGGTGGGAAAGGGGGAGAGTTCTTGGTGTCGGTAGTTATGGGGTTGTCTATGAAGCTCGTCCTTTGCCTGATGATCCTATATCTCTTATTCTTCCGCCACTTATGGCCGTTAAATCATTCATCAGTAAGGATTCTCTTGACCGTGAGAAGCAGTTTTTGTCGATATTTAAAGATGATCATCCAAACATCATTGGTTATTATGGTTGTTCggatttcaatatatttttggaGTACGCCTCCGGCGGCGACTTAAAGAAAACCTGTGGAGGATTATCGGAGATGGAGGTGAGCAAATATGTTAAAGGAATTTTGTTGGGTTTGAAAGACATTCATCAATTGGGTTTGGTTCATTGCGATATTAAGCCGGAGAATATATTATTGACGGGCGATGGAGTTCCCAAGATTGCAGATTTTGGATTGGCCATGAGAGCAGGAGTTGTTAACGGAACTGACGGAAGGCGAGGTACGCCAGAATATATGGCGCCGGAAGTGATAACACACGGAGTATATAACTGGCCGTGTGATATTTGGGCATTGGGTTGTACTGTATTAAAGATGCTGACCGGACAGAAGAAAGTATGGGAAGGATTCCCGATTAATAAAGATATAAAGAATTTTGTGGCAATACACGATGTCGTACCAATAATTCCTGATGGATTGTCTTTTGAGGCCACAGATTTCTTACAAAGGTGTCTTGTGAGGGATTTTTGGAGTAGATGGAACGTTGAATCACTTCTCATTCATCCGTTCGTAATGAGAAAGGATAAAGAACTCAActcataa